One region of Capillibacterium thermochitinicola genomic DNA includes:
- a CDS encoding DOMON domain-containing protein, whose amino-acid sequence MTKKLVREGFLLVLLFLVLGTPSRAADVPLKAVRVNESFAGTLPEKAWRESTAAYDFSLPGGMNLRLWAGFDQEQLYLGFYVKDLFLTFQDDYSLDFRGSDHLRLSFWPQGSTPVTLYLLPSSKIKEPLLNISGASWRRTSVMVRSFPVPEGYFLTVDIALSNLGLAPNHREIPVQIGVNEVSSTGEAKTYWLFGTGPLDYTTLVLSR is encoded by the coding sequence ATGACCAAGAAATTGGTTAGAGAGGGCTTTCTGCTGGTTTTGTTGTTTTTGGTGTTGGGAACCCCTTCAAGAGCGGCGGACGTTCCTTTAAAAGCGGTCCGGGTTAATGAAAGTTTTGCCGGAACGCTCCCGGAGAAAGCCTGGCGGGAAAGCACGGCCGCTTATGACTTTTCTTTGCCTGGAGGTATGAATTTACGCCTCTGGGCCGGTTTCGATCAGGAGCAATTATATCTGGGCTTTTACGTCAAGGATCTTTTTTTAACCTTTCAAGACGATTATTCCTTGGATTTTCGAGGCAGTGATCATCTGCGGCTTTCTTTTTGGCCGCAGGGTTCAACGCCGGTAACTTTATATCTCTTGCCCAGCAGTAAGATTAAAGAACCGCTCCTGAACATCTCCGGTGCCTCCTGGCGCCGGACAAGTGTAATGGTACGGTCGTTCCCCGTTCCGGAGGGCTATTTCTTAACTGTTGACATTGCCCTGTCCAACTTGGGTCTTGCTCCGAACCACCGGGAGATACCGGTTCAGATCGGGGTGAACGAGGTCAGCAGTACAGGAGAGGCCAAAACTTATTGGCTTTTCGGTACTGGACCACTGGACTATACCACCTTGGTTCTTTCCCGCTAG
- a CDS encoding NAD(P)H-dependent glycerol-3-phosphate dehydrogenase translates to MKVGVVGAGGWGTALAKLLTENGHQVMLWAYEQETMAEINQKHTNERFLPGVVLPAELRASTDPAEVVDGAELVTFVVPSQWVRTTAKQFASHLAPETVVVNAGKGLEIQTLKTLSQVLKEELSALHHEIVVLSGPNHSEEVSRRLPSATVVASPDLKVAEEVQEIFMSPYFRVYTNRDRLGVELGGALKNVFSMAAGICDGLNFGDNTKAALVTRALAEMRRLGVMMGAEPETFSGLSGLGDLFVTAASRHSRNAWAGREIGKGRRLEEILASTPMVVEGVPTTKAAYALSKKFQVELPIVEKMYQVLFEDYPPRQAVEDLMIRERRSETEDIF, encoded by the coding sequence ATGAAGGTTGGAGTAGTTGGAGCAGGGGGTTGGGGTACCGCGCTTGCCAAATTGCTGACGGAGAACGGACACCAGGTTATGCTGTGGGCTTATGAACAAGAGACGATGGCGGAGATCAACCAAAAACATACCAATGAACGCTTTCTTCCCGGGGTTGTGCTGCCCGCGGAACTGAGAGCCAGCACCGATCCGGCCGAAGTGGTGGACGGGGCGGAGCTCGTGACTTTTGTTGTGCCTTCGCAGTGGGTACGCACCACGGCGAAGCAATTTGCGTCCCATCTTGCCCCGGAAACGGTTGTCGTTAACGCCGGAAAAGGTTTGGAGATCCAAACGCTGAAAACCCTGTCCCAGGTTTTAAAGGAGGAACTATCTGCTCTCCACCATGAAATTGTGGTTCTTTCGGGTCCGAATCATTCCGAAGAAGTGAGCCGCCGCCTGCCGTCGGCCACCGTCGTCGCGTCGCCCGATTTAAAAGTAGCCGAAGAGGTGCAGGAAATCTTTATGTCACCGTATTTCCGGGTCTATACAAACCGGGACCGGCTTGGCGTGGAGCTTGGTGGCGCTTTAAAGAATGTTTTTTCGATGGCCGCCGGGATCTGTGATGGCTTAAACTTTGGGGACAACACCAAGGCCGCTTTGGTGACCAGGGCCCTGGCGGAGATGCGCCGCCTGGGTGTAATGATGGGGGCGGAACCCGAAACTTTCTCCGGCTTGTCTGGGCTGGGAGATCTTTTTGTGACGGCCGCCAGTCGGCATAGTAGAAACGCTTGGGCGGGCCGGGAGATCGGGAAAGGCCGCCGCCTGGAGGAGATTTTGGCCTCCACACCAATGGTGGTGGAAGGTGTCCCCACTACGAAAGCAGCTTATGCGCTCAGTAAAAAGTTCCAGGTTGAATTGCCGATCGTGGAGAAGATGTACCAAGTGTTGTTTGAGGATTATCCACCCCGCCAGGCGGTGGAAGATCTGATGATTCGCGAGCGCCGTTCCGAAACGGAAGATATTTTCTAA
- a CDS encoding helix-turn-helix domain-containing protein, giving the protein MKIGEKIRRLRIRNQLTQEELANRCELSKGFISQVERDLTSPSIATLLDILECLGTNINEFFNETVDEKIVFKRDDIFIREDPELKHQIHWIVPNSQKNRMEPILVNLEPGGTTKVDDPHDGEEFGFVLAGSVNLHLGKQVFKARKNESFYFKAVASHYLSNPGSTNAKVLWVSTPPSF; this is encoded by the coding sequence ATGAAAATCGGGGAAAAAATCAGGCGTTTGCGGATTAGGAACCAATTAACCCAAGAGGAGTTGGCCAATCGTTGTGAACTGTCGAAAGGCTTCATTTCCCAAGTGGAACGGGATCTGACCTCCCCTTCAATCGCAACCTTGCTTGACATTCTGGAATGCTTGGGAACGAACATCAATGAGTTTTTCAACGAAACCGTCGATGAAAAAATTGTTTTTAAACGAGACGACATTTTTATTCGGGAAGATCCGGAGTTAAAACACCAGATCCATTGGATTGTGCCCAATTCCCAGAAAAACCGGATGGAGCCCATCCTGGTCAATCTGGAGCCCGGCGGAACCACCAAAGTAGACGACCCCCACGACGGCGAAGAATTTGGGTTTGTTTTAGCCGGTTCCGTCAATCTCCATCTGGGCAAACAGGTCTTTAAGGCCAGAAAGAATGAGAGTTTCTACTTCAAGGCTGTCGCCAGCCATTATCTCTCCAATCCAGGATCGACCAACGCAAAAGTGCTTTGGGTTTCAACTCCACCCAGTTTTTAA
- the der gene encoding ribosome biogenesis GTPase Der, protein MPKPIVAIVGRPNVGKSTLFNRVIGERLAIVEDIPGITRDRLYRETAWMEKTFLLVDTGGITGNKNDPLDVKVYNQVKLAIEEADVIWFVVDAREGLHPLDQEIADLLRKTKKPLILVGNKVDTYDPSLASEFYALGLGPPILVSAEHALNLGDLLDQTVAEFPVQQKEEEDAIRVALIGRPNTGKSSLLNALLGEERVIVSPIPGTTRDAIDTPFQYQGTNYILVDTAGIRRKAKVEEAVEYYSVLRAIRAVERADVVLVVLDATDFLAEQDKKVAGIAYEAGKAVILVVNKWDLVEKDDRTAKTYVEKLRTELSFLDYAPVLFISAKTGQRVQKVLPEVFNVANEFSKRIPTRALNALLREALFRHQPPSHKGQQLRVYYATQVKVKPPTFQLWVNDPSLMHFSFRRFLENQIRENFGFIGSPIHFLVRARAKE, encoded by the coding sequence ATGCCCAAACCGATTGTGGCCATTGTTGGCCGCCCGAACGTCGGAAAATCCACTTTGTTCAACCGGGTGATCGGGGAAAGGCTCGCCATTGTGGAAGATATCCCCGGGATCACCCGGGACCGGCTTTACCGGGAGACCGCGTGGATGGAAAAAACATTCTTGCTGGTGGATACCGGCGGAATTACCGGTAACAAAAATGACCCTTTAGACGTCAAAGTTTATAACCAGGTCAAATTGGCGATTGAAGAAGCCGATGTGATCTGGTTTGTAGTTGATGCCCGGGAAGGGTTGCATCCCTTGGATCAGGAGATCGCCGACCTCTTGCGGAAAACAAAAAAACCACTGATTTTGGTGGGTAATAAAGTCGATACCTATGACCCGTCGTTAGCCAGTGAATTTTACGCGCTGGGGCTCGGACCGCCGATCCTGGTCTCGGCCGAACATGCCTTAAACCTTGGCGACCTTTTAGACCAAACGGTGGCTGAATTTCCCGTCCAGCAAAAAGAGGAGGAGGACGCGATCCGTGTTGCCCTGATTGGGCGGCCGAATACGGGCAAGTCTTCTCTCCTCAACGCGCTCTTGGGGGAAGAAAGGGTGATCGTCAGTCCCATTCCGGGAACGACGCGTGATGCGATTGATACCCCATTTCAGTACCAAGGGACCAACTATATCCTGGTGGACACCGCCGGCATCAGGCGTAAAGCCAAGGTAGAGGAGGCCGTCGAGTATTATAGCGTGCTCAGGGCCATCCGGGCGGTGGAAAGGGCGGATGTGGTCCTGGTGGTGCTGGATGCAACCGATTTTTTGGCTGAACAGGATAAGAAAGTCGCCGGAATCGCCTATGAAGCCGGGAAAGCAGTGATCTTGGTCGTTAATAAGTGGGATCTGGTGGAAAAAGACGACCGGACCGCTAAAACGTATGTCGAGAAACTCCGGACCGAACTTTCCTTTTTGGATTATGCACCGGTTCTTTTTATCTCGGCCAAAACGGGACAACGGGTGCAAAAAGTCTTGCCGGAAGTTTTTAACGTGGCGAATGAGTTTAGCAAGCGGATTCCAACCCGTGCTTTGAACGCACTGCTCCGTGAAGCTTTATTTCGCCACCAACCTCCATCCCATAAGGGACAGCAACTTAGGGTTTATTATGCAACGCAAGTCAAGGTCAAACCCCCCACTTTTCAGTTGTGGGTAAACGACCCTTCCCTGATGCACTTTTCTTTTCGCCGCTTTTTAGAGAACCAAATAAGAGAAAACTTTGGTTTTATCGGTTCGCCGATCCATTTTTTGGTGCGGGCAAGGGCGAAAGAATAA
- the dut gene encoding dUTP diphosphatase, which translates to MPPIQIKVKKLPHAGDLPLPKYMTAGAAGMDLLAAVEEDLLLPAGEYALVPTGLAIALPDGYEGQIRPRSGLAAKFGVTVLNAPGTIDQDYRGEIKVLLINHGRNGFLIKRGDRIAQLVVAPVVRSTWLLCGELEETGRGDGGFGHTGRR; encoded by the coding sequence ATGCCACCGATCCAGATTAAAGTCAAAAAGTTGCCCCATGCCGGTGATCTTCCTTTACCGAAGTATATGACCGCCGGCGCGGCGGGTATGGATCTCTTGGCGGCGGTGGAGGAGGATCTTCTGCTTCCCGCCGGGGAGTACGCTTTGGTTCCGACCGGGCTTGCCATCGCGCTGCCGGACGGTTACGAAGGACAAATCCGGCCCCGGAGCGGTTTGGCGGCCAAATTCGGGGTCACCGTTTTGAATGCCCCGGGAACGATTGATCAAGACTACCGGGGGGAGATTAAAGTGCTTTTAATCAACCACGGACGGAACGGATTTCTGATTAAACGGGGCGACCGCATTGCACAACTGGTGGTGGCTCCGGTGGTACGAAGCACATGGCTCCTCTGTGGTGAGTTGGAAGAGACCGGGCGCGGGGACGGTGGTTTTGGCCATACCGGCCGGCGATGA
- a CDS encoding glycosyl hydrolase family 18 protein, whose protein sequence is MEQNILTTVLALLVYLSSALFGGGGDATDPHLPPTTGSAQSPSMTSALPSTVAVSAETVSMRSEPVTKANVIRQLPKGTVLAVQDEKDGWYQVSDGQGNSGWVVKWAVKPGYVTVPATLQQREVFGYYAESYNGDTRALNSFTQNTSTITTIAPFFYRVEQNGKISGQTKPQLIQAAKSTGVKILAVVTNIDSSSSFNKKTVSSLLRNKSARSTAIREILNLLKDNGYSGVNIDFEGVPPADRPYLTAFFRELAATLRANNLLVTAALPAKTATEEWSAWSGAYDYQAIAPYLDLAVLMTYDQHYAGGPAGPVASQPWVDSVLTYALRYFAPQKLVMGIAAYGYDWNDRSGRALNYTAIQSLIKKHKIVPDWHEEYKTPYFTYTEGGVRHEVWYENRRSTAAKLELVKKYNLRGVAIWRLGYEDPGIWSIL, encoded by the coding sequence ATGGAGCAAAACATTCTCACCACCGTTCTGGCGCTGCTGGTCTATCTTTCTTCTGCGCTGTTTGGTGGCGGCGGCGACGCTACCGATCCGCACCTCCCGCCCACCACCGGCTCTGCGCAATCCCCCTCCATGACCTCGGCTTTACCTTCAACCGTTGCGGTTTCGGCGGAAACGGTCAGTATGCGCTCAGAACCTGTCACGAAAGCTAATGTGATTCGCCAGCTTCCGAAGGGAACTGTCCTTGCCGTGCAGGATGAAAAGGACGGCTGGTACCAAGTGTCCGACGGACAAGGCAATTCCGGCTGGGTTGTCAAATGGGCCGTGAAACCAGGTTATGTTACGGTCCCGGCGACTCTGCAACAACGGGAAGTCTTTGGCTACTATGCCGAAAGCTATAATGGTGACACTCGCGCCTTAAATTCGTTTACACAAAATACCAGCACCATTACGACCATCGCGCCCTTTTTCTACCGGGTAGAGCAAAACGGAAAAATCAGTGGTCAGACCAAACCCCAGTTGATCCAGGCCGCGAAGAGTACAGGTGTCAAGATCCTGGCCGTCGTCACCAACATTGATTCCTCGTCCAGCTTTAACAAAAAGACCGTAAGCTCCCTTTTAAGAAATAAATCCGCCCGGAGTACGGCAATCAGAGAGATCCTTAATCTGCTAAAGGATAACGGGTATTCCGGTGTTAATATTGACTTTGAAGGGGTTCCCCCGGCTGACCGGCCTTATTTAACCGCCTTCTTCCGGGAACTGGCCGCCACTTTACGGGCCAATAATTTACTGGTCACCGCCGCGTTACCCGCGAAAACTGCCACCGAGGAATGGTCCGCCTGGTCGGGGGCCTACGATTACCAAGCAATCGCCCCTTACTTGGACTTAGCGGTCCTGATGACTTATGACCAGCATTATGCGGGTGGACCGGCCGGTCCGGTGGCATCCCAACCTTGGGTCGACAGCGTCTTGACTTATGCGCTCCGTTATTTCGCCCCGCAAAAATTGGTCATGGGTATCGCCGCCTATGGGTACGACTGGAATGACCGTTCCGGACGGGCTTTAAACTACACGGCAATTCAGTCCTTAATCAAGAAACACAAGATCGTCCCCGATTGGCACGAAGAATATAAAACACCCTATTTCACCTACACTGAAGGTGGAGTCCGTCATGAAGTCTGGTACGAAAACCGCCGGAGTACCGCCGCCAAACTGGAACTGGTTAAGAAATACAACCTCCGCGGGGTCGCCATCTGGCGTTTAGGTTACGAAGACCCGGGAATCTGGAGTATTTTATAA
- the plsY gene encoding glycerol-3-phosphate 1-O-acyltransferase PlsY — translation MRIVLAVVLSYLLGGILFGELIALIFRVDVRKKGSGNPGATNVYRILGPLFGLIVLVGDTLKGVIGCLLGGWLGVPEIAPWCALAVIAGHNWPLQFKFKGGKGIATSFGTIIVLAPATLLVITPLWIITLLLSGYVSLSSIVAALGLPLSCLVLYPGNTDLFFYAVLACLLAISRHRANIQRIMNGTENKILRKKAKEDS, via the coding sequence ATGCGGATAGTTTTAGCAGTCGTCCTCAGTTATCTTCTTGGCGGTATTTTGTTCGGAGAATTGATTGCCCTTATTTTCCGTGTGGATGTGCGCAAGAAAGGGAGCGGAAATCCGGGAGCGACCAATGTTTACCGAATTTTAGGACCGCTCTTCGGTTTGATCGTCCTAGTTGGCGATACGTTAAAGGGGGTCATCGGTTGTTTGCTTGGCGGTTGGTTGGGCGTACCCGAGATTGCCCCCTGGTGCGCCCTGGCGGTAATTGCCGGTCATAACTGGCCGCTTCAATTCAAATTTAAAGGGGGAAAAGGGATTGCCACCTCTTTCGGGACCATTATTGTCTTGGCCCCGGCTACACTCTTGGTCATCACCCCCCTCTGGATCATCACTTTGCTGCTGAGCGGCTATGTCTCCCTCTCCTCAATCGTTGCGGCTTTGGGCTTGCCCTTGAGTTGTCTGGTCTTATATCCGGGGAATACGGATCTGTTTTTCTATGCCGTACTGGCCTGTCTCTTGGCAATTTCTCGACATCGCGCCAACATTCAGCGGATTATGAACGGCACCGAAAACAAAATCTTACGGAAAAAGGCTAAGGAGGATTCATAA
- the potA gene encoding spermidine/putrescine ABC transporter ATP-binding protein produces the protein MQQQNIIHLVDICKDYNGTEALKNINLYIRKNEFLTLLGPSGCGKTTTLRIIGGFEEPTSGDLFFNGVRINDLPAYKRRVNTVFQKYALFPHLNVFENVAFGLKIKKIDKKVIEEKVRTILSLVNLEGYEKREIDSLSGGQQQRVAIARALVNEPEVLLLDEPLGALDLKLRQEMQIELKNMQKRLGITFVYVTHDQEEALSMSDTVVVMKDGTIQQIGTPIDIYNEPKNAFVADFIGESNIIDGIMHRDYLVEFAGLQFDCVDRGFAEAEPVDVVVRPEDIQVVSEDASALRGEVKAVTFKGVHYEMLVDSATNPAYRWKIHSTEMAPVGAKIGLKILPDAIHIMKKVAAK, from the coding sequence ATGCAGCAGCAAAATATCATTCATCTGGTCGACATCTGCAAGGATTATAACGGGACGGAAGCGCTAAAAAACATCAACCTTTATATCCGAAAAAATGAATTTTTGACGCTGCTTGGACCCAGTGGTTGTGGGAAAACAACAACCCTGCGGATTATTGGCGGGTTTGAAGAACCGACCAGCGGTGACCTTTTTTTTAACGGGGTAAGAATCAACGATCTCCCCGCCTACAAACGGCGGGTAAATACTGTCTTCCAAAAATACGCTCTCTTTCCTCATCTAAACGTCTTTGAAAACGTCGCCTTTGGGCTGAAGATCAAAAAGATCGATAAAAAGGTCATTGAGGAAAAAGTCCGTACCATTCTCAGCCTCGTGAACCTGGAAGGATACGAAAAACGCGAGATCGATTCCTTAAGCGGCGGCCAACAACAGAGAGTGGCCATTGCCCGCGCTCTGGTCAATGAGCCGGAAGTCTTGCTTCTGGACGAACCTTTGGGGGCCCTTGACCTGAAACTGCGGCAAGAGATGCAGATCGAACTGAAGAATATGCAAAAAAGACTGGGCATCACTTTTGTCTATGTCACCCATGACCAGGAAGAGGCGCTTTCCATGTCGGACACCGTGGTGGTCATGAAAGACGGAACGATTCAGCAGATCGGGACCCCCATTGATATCTATAATGAACCGAAAAACGCTTTTGTCGCCGATTTTATCGGCGAAAGCAACATCATCGACGGGATCATGCACCGCGATTATCTGGTGGAGTTTGCCGGTTTACAATTTGACTGTGTTGACCGGGGTTTTGCCGAGGCGGAGCCGGTTGATGTGGTGGTTCGTCCGGAAGATATTCAAGTGGTGTCTGAGGATGCCAGTGCCCTCCGCGGTGAAGTCAAAGCGGTAACCTTTAAAGGGGTACACTACGAGATGCTGGTTGACAGTGCAACCAACCCTGCCTACCGTTGGAAGATCCATAGTACGGAGATGGCGCCGGTGGGCGCGAAAATCGGGCTAAAGATTCTGCCCGACGCTATCCATATCATGAAAAAGGTGGCCGCAAAATGA
- a CDS encoding M16 family metallopeptidase: MSNRTKLENGLTLVYEHIPSVRSVAIGFWVACGSRNESPAEQGISHLLEHMLFKGTEQRSARKIAETIDAVGGHLNAFTTKEYTCYYVKILDQHLRLGLELLADMVINPLFAPEELEKEKNVILEEVRMYEDNPDELIYDLMVQTLLKDHPLGHPILGTPESILRTSREDLIRFKERFYTPDNSCLAIAGNFEVSRLVEECNAFWRNLRGSFTPGESSPVQTAGTTCLRKKDTEQVHLCIGVPGFHRKHQDRYGLLVLNNLLGGSSSSRLFQELREERGLVYSTGAYYSAFRDTGLFSIYAGTSRKNFPRVLSLIWKELKRLREEPVPTEELNRAKEQIKGNLWLSLENTTNRMTRLAKSELFYGRFIPPEEVLAAVERVTAEDLIRISSDLFQEEQVTLAALGPFQEEDEAVAKGWKNDDATDPD, from the coding sequence ATGTCAAACCGAACAAAACTCGAAAACGGCTTAACTTTAGTTTACGAACACATCCCAAGCGTTCGTTCCGTGGCGATTGGTTTTTGGGTCGCCTGCGGCTCGCGGAACGAATCCCCTGCGGAACAAGGCATCTCCCACCTGCTCGAGCACATGCTCTTCAAAGGAACCGAACAACGGTCGGCCCGGAAGATCGCCGAAACGATTGATGCGGTGGGGGGGCATTTAAACGCTTTTACCACAAAAGAATACACCTGTTATTACGTAAAAATTCTCGACCAGCATCTCCGCTTGGGCCTGGAATTGCTGGCCGATATGGTAATCAACCCCTTGTTTGCCCCGGAAGAACTGGAAAAAGAGAAAAATGTCATCCTCGAAGAGGTGCGGATGTACGAAGACAATCCCGATGAACTAATCTATGACCTGATGGTCCAAACCCTGCTGAAAGATCATCCGCTTGGCCATCCAATCCTCGGCACACCGGAAAGTATCTTACGGACCAGCCGCGAGGATTTAATCCGCTTTAAAGAACGATTTTACACGCCGGACAATTCCTGTCTGGCCATTGCGGGTAATTTCGAGGTAAGCCGGCTGGTGGAGGAATGCAATGCCTTTTGGCGAAATTTGCGGGGGAGTTTTACGCCGGGGGAAAGCAGCCCCGTTCAGACCGCAGGGACAACCTGTTTGCGGAAGAAAGACACCGAACAAGTGCACCTTTGTATCGGGGTCCCCGGTTTCCACCGGAAACACCAAGACCGTTATGGGTTATTGGTCCTCAACAATCTTTTGGGGGGGAGTTCTTCTTCCCGGTTGTTCCAGGAGTTAAGGGAGGAGCGCGGACTGGTCTACTCCACCGGTGCTTATTACTCGGCTTTTCGTGATACCGGCTTATTCTCCATTTACGCCGGGACCAGCCGGAAAAACTTTCCCCGGGTCCTTTCGCTCATCTGGAAAGAGCTCAAACGCCTAAGGGAAGAGCCGGTACCGACCGAAGAATTAAACCGGGCGAAGGAACAGATCAAAGGAAACCTCTGGCTTAGTCTGGAGAATACGACCAACCGGATGACCCGCCTGGCCAAGTCCGAATTATTTTATGGCCGTTTTATCCCGCCCGAAGAGGTTTTAGCCGCGGTGGAACGGGTGACCGCGGAAGATTTGATCCGGATCTCCAGTGATCTTTTCCAGGAAGAACAGGTCACCCTAGCCGCGCTGGGCCCCTTCCAAGAAGAAGACGAAGCGGTTGCCAAAGGATGGAAGAATGATGATGCCACCGATCCAGATTAA
- a CDS encoding DUF512 domain-containing protein yields MKEGSNLRREKPVAVVAAVAPHSLASRLGLQPGDRIVKINGKRIPDLITYQMEEAQEHLVLEVEKENGEYWEYEVEKAESEGLGLSFTAAVFDGIKPCRNRCLFCFVDQMPPGLRPSLYIKDDDYRLSFLQGSYITLTNLSDADWQRIQELRLSPLYISVHATDPEIRVRLLGHRRAGEILAHLRQLAAWGCHFHAQAVLCPGINDGPILEKTIADLGAFWPHLQTLAIVPVGLTRHRTGLTPLRLFTREEARAVLKLVHRAQERFLSAYGSRLVFAADEFYLQAEQEFPPLEAYEDLLQLENGVGLWPLFKTEFQQTLTKLAGEGQRRGKAGHFTVITGTGAVGLWTELRRMLTEVFPRIELAILPVTNHFFGPEVTVTGLVTGGDIRRALAETPLKPGTSLLLPQVMLRRPENDFLDGMTVDELRARVPHPVKVLPVSGEVVVKTLLGLEDD; encoded by the coding sequence ATTAAGGAAGGATCCAACTTGCGTAGAGAAAAACCGGTTGCCGTGGTTGCAGCCGTCGCCCCCCACAGTTTGGCTTCCCGTCTCGGATTGCAGCCTGGTGACCGGATCGTGAAGATCAACGGAAAAAGAATACCGGACCTCATCACTTACCAGATGGAAGAAGCCCAGGAACACCTCGTTTTAGAGGTGGAGAAGGAAAACGGGGAGTATTGGGAGTATGAGGTGGAGAAAGCCGAGAGCGAAGGGTTGGGGTTGTCCTTTACGGCGGCTGTCTTTGACGGCATCAAGCCTTGCCGTAACCGTTGTTTGTTCTGTTTTGTCGACCAGATGCCACCGGGGCTAAGGCCGTCGTTGTACATAAAAGACGATGATTACCGCCTTTCTTTTCTCCAAGGAAGTTATATTACCTTAACCAATCTGAGTGACGCCGATTGGCAGCGAATCCAGGAGCTTCGTTTAAGCCCGCTCTACATTTCGGTGCACGCTACCGACCCGGAAATACGGGTCCGCTTGCTTGGCCACCGGCGGGCCGGGGAGATTCTGGCGCACCTCCGGCAACTGGCGGCCTGGGGGTGTCACTTTCACGCCCAAGCGGTCCTTTGTCCCGGCATTAACGACGGTCCGATTTTGGAAAAAACCATCGCTGATTTGGGGGCGTTCTGGCCACACTTGCAAACACTGGCCATTGTTCCGGTGGGATTGACCCGCCACCGGACGGGGCTCACCCCATTGCGCCTTTTTACACGGGAAGAAGCCCGGGCGGTGTTAAAGCTTGTCCATCGTGCGCAAGAGCGATTTCTGAGCGCCTACGGGAGCAGGCTGGTTTTTGCGGCCGATGAGTTTTACCTCCAGGCGGAACAGGAGTTTCCTCCCCTGGAGGCCTATGAAGACCTGCTCCAATTGGAGAATGGGGTTGGTTTGTGGCCTTTGTTCAAAACCGAGTTTCAACAAACCCTGACTAAGTTGGCCGGGGAAGGACAGCGGCGTGGGAAGGCGGGCCATTTTACGGTCATTACCGGAACCGGTGCGGTTGGCCTGTGGACCGAGCTTCGCCGCATGCTTACAGAGGTTTTTCCCCGGATTGAACTGGCGATCTTACCCGTAACGAACCATTTTTTCGGTCCGGAGGTCACGGTGACCGGACTGGTCACCGGAGGCGATATCCGGCGCGCCTTGGCGGAGACCCCGCTAAAACCTGGGACCTCCCTGTTGCTTCCCCAGGTTATGCTCCGCCGGCCGGAGAATGATTTTTTAGATGGGATGACGGTGGATGAGTTGCGGGCGCGCGTTCCACATCCGGTAAAAGTCCTTCCCGTTAGCGGAGAGGTCGTGGTCAAAACTTTGCTTGGATTGGAGGATGATTGA